One genomic window of Silurus meridionalis isolate SWU-2019-XX chromosome 22, ASM1480568v1, whole genome shotgun sequence includes the following:
- the shisa9b gene encoding protein shisa-9B encodes MRSTDLLLAYFLVKVAACDVASESTRQVGSVAVSGSNESRDDESGLPEPPHTEDKCRGYYDVMGQWDPPFVCRTGSYLYCCGTCGFRFCCEFKESRLDQRACTNDGTPPWSITGRPPPKKNDPAHDPTRDKTNLIVYVICGVVAIMALVGIFTKLGLEKAHRPHRENMSRALAQVMRQTGGEEREESLAVHGQPYETLQARTTGNNLQSNQINNVGPGPVSPYPTLGTPMSPYATLGQISHNYEQPQPVKELNKYASLKAVAEKANENFYTNRRHGSDLTTKGTLPLHPVQLEPEPTNPYSPEMPCQKQNGHKAKSMKVTCSHPLPYGSNTISTPGMLRSREASEVLGRRHTYGPKKQSTLLEQVNELTSHSQHYLPPHPYYISNSKTEVTV; translated from the exons ATGAGAAGCACGGACCTGCTGCTCGCCTACTTTCTGGTGAAAGTTGCTGCGTGCGACGTGGCCAGTGAAAGCACTAGACAAGTCGGCTCGGTGGCCGTGTCTGGTTCCAACGAGTCCCGTGACGACGAGAGCGGTCTCCCGGAGCCGCCGCACACAGAGGACAAATGTCGGGGCTACTACGACGTGATGGGCCAGTGGGACCCGCCGTTCGTGTGCCGCACCGGCAGCTACCTGTACTGCTGCGGCACGTGCGGCTTCCGCTTTTGCTGCGAGTTCAAGGAGTCGCGCCTCGACCAGCGCGCGTGCACTAACGACGGCACGCCGCCCTGGTCCATCACGGGCAGACCGCCACCCAAGAAGAACGACCCGGCGCACGACCCCACGAGGGATAAAACCAACCTGATTGTGTACGTCATATGCGGAGTGGTCGCCATCATGGCTCTGGTGGGGATTTTCACCAAACTTGGGCTGGAGAAGGCGCACAGACCTCACCGAGAAAACATGTCTAG AGCGCTGGCGCAGGTGATGCGGCAGACAGGAGGAGAGGAACGTGAGGAGAGTCTGGCTGTGCACGGACAGCCATACGAGACCCTGCAGGCCAGGACAACAGGAAATAACCTGC AAAGCAACCAGATAAACAATGTGGGCCCAGGACCAGTGTCCCCGTACCCTACACTGGGTACACCAATGTCTCCATATGCTACATTGGGACAGATTTCTCACAACTATGAGCAACCCCAGCCTGTCAAAGAGCTCAACAAATATGCATCGTTGAAAGCAGTAG CTGAGAAGGCTAATGAAAACTTTTACACAAACCGGAGACACGGTTCGGATTTGACGACCAAAGGCACACTACCCCTGCACCCAGTGCAGCTTGAACCGGAGCCGACCAACCCTTATAGCCCAGAGATGCCTTGCCAAAAACAAAATGGACACAAGGCCAAGAGCATGAAGGTGACGTGCTCACACCCACTGCCCTATGGCTCCAACACCATTTCCACCCCAGGCATGCTAAGGAGCCGCGAGGCATCAGAGGTTCTTGGGCGTCGCCACACATATGGCCCTAAAAAGCAGAGCACACTACTGGAGCAGGTCAATGAGCTGACCTCACACAGCCAGCATTACCTGCCTCCCCACCCATACTATATCAGTAACAGCAAGACTGAAGTGACGGTGTGA